From Erigeron canadensis isolate Cc75 chromosome 8, C_canadensis_v1, whole genome shotgun sequence, one genomic window encodes:
- the LOC122578728 gene encoding uncharacterized protein At1g27050: MSRKRDKPYNSNFTRHSPYNHFPKRRRPLPPPTDNDDYHFSDKPSSSVNTNTNAAVVITGLSTDCSVLDIKSRFEIYGSISRTRIEPGGVAYVTFRSKDSAESAIDASLDPSFGITLNSNKVQVTWANDPVPQWREGVKSTSKLVKPELPLSRHGRENKLGSAIVNPRDEQNEAHATVNKEKVSVMKRLSLPTRGREIVAYDDIL; encoded by the exons atgagtCGAAAAAGAGATAAACCCTATAACAGCAATTTCACGCGCCACTCTCCCTACAACCACTTTCCGAAACGCCGACGTCCTCTTCCACCCCCCACCGACAATGACGACTACCACTTTTCCGACAAACCATCATCATCGGTCAATACCAACACCAACGCTGCCGTCGTGATCACTGGTCTATCCACTGATTGTTCTGTACTTGACATTAAATCAAGGTTTGAGATCTACGGTTCTATTTCACGTACTAGGATAGAACCCGGAGGTGTTGCTTACGTCACTTTCCGGTCAAAAGATTCTGCTGAATCAGCTATTGATGCTTCACTTGATCCTTCCTTTGGCATCACTCTTAATTCAAACAAA GTGCAAGTGACGTGGGCTAACGATCCAGTTCCACAATGGAGGGAAGGGGTTAAATCGACGTCAAAGCTAGTGAAACCAGAGCTGCCTCTTAGTAGACATGGAAGAGAAAACAAGCTTGGATCAGCTATTGTCAACCCCAGAGATGAACAGAACGAGGCTCATGCAActgtaaacaaagaaaaagttaGTGTGATGAAAAGATTGAGTTTGCCAACCAGAGGTAGGGAAATCGTTGCCTATGATGATATTTtgtga
- the LOC122578727 gene encoding ultraviolet-B receptor UVR8 translates to MESKERIIDTQEIPEIWSWGAGTDGQLGTCKLQDEYIPQSLPIRHSLTHLSCGGAHVIALTHGKKVLTWGRGSSGQLGHGNLLNSLEPKLVNGLDGLNITHVSAGWSHSGFVSECGQLFTCGDGSFGQLGLGDYGSQSSPEKVSHFALRHVEQVACGMRHSLALLKGEHGDQVYGFGSGKRGQLGISNEKVKSVSLPQNVSGLQEVNVSSISANGDHSAVLSADGPLYTWGRGFGGAPDACCPNRVNSSLTFTQAALGWNHALILTDEGEVLMLGSHYGTNSNPQAEKLATYELNEAQIVKFHGLDGIKVVGVASGSEHSVLSTENGMVMTWGWGEHGQLGLGDTSDHTCPQSVSIAKNNAHKYITTKVYCGSGFTYVVRTWRLED, encoded by the exons ATGGAATCAAAAGAAAGAATTATAGATACACAAGAAATACCAGAAATATGGAGTTGGGGAGCAGGTACAGATGGACAATTAGGAACTTGCAAGCTTCAAGATGAATACATTCCCCAATCTCTCCCAATTCGCCATTCGTTAACTCATCTGTCGTGTGGCGGTGCTCATGTCATCGCCTTAACTCATG GTAAAAAGGTGTTGACTTGGGGAAGAGGCTCGTCGGGTCAACTTGGTCATGGGAATTTACTCAATAGCTTAGAACCGAAACTTGTGAATGGTTTAGATGGTTTGAATATAACTCATGTCTCAGCTGGATGGAGCCATTCGGGTTTTGTTTCAG AATGTGGACAACTTTTTACTTGTGGAGATGGGTCATTTGGTCAGCTTGGATTGGGTGATTATGGGTCTCAAAGCTCTCCTGAAAAAGTCTCGCATTTTGCATTGAGGCATGTTGAGCAAGTGGCGTGTGGGATGCGTCATTCGCTAGCCTTGTTGAAAG GTGAACATGGAGACCAGGTATATGGTTTTGGATCTGGGAAGCGTGGTCAACTAGGAATATCTAACGAGAAAGTCAAATCTGTAAGTCTCCCGCAGAATGTTTCTGGATTGCAGGAGGTAAATGTTAGTAGTATCAGCGCAAATGGAGATCATAGTGCAGTATTATCTG CTGATGGACCTTTGTACACTTGGGGAAGAGGGTTCGGTGGTGCGCCAGATGCTTGTTGCCCCAATCGTGTGAATTCATCGTTAACATTTACGCAGGCTGCCCTAGGTTGGAATCATGCTCTAATTCTCACAG ATGAAGGGGAAGTTCTGATGCTTGGCAGCCATTATGGGACTAATAGCAATCCTCAGGCGGAAAAGTTGGCCACGT ATGAGTTGAATGAAGCCCAAATAGTAAAATTTCATGGTTTGGATGGGATAAAAGTTGTGGGAGTTGCATCAGGATCAGAACATTCTGTCCTTAGCACAG AAAATGGAATGGTAATGACATGGGGATGGGGCGAACATGGTCAACTTGGATTAGGAGATACCTCTGATCATACTTGTCCCCAGAGTGTAAGCATAGCCAAAAACAATGCCCACAAATATATAACTACAAAAGTATACTGTGGAAGTGGTTTCACATATGTTGTTCGGACCTGGAGGCTGGAGGACTAG
- the LOC122610839 gene encoding uncharacterized protein LOC122610839, with the protein MADEQPRRGGRNATRGRRQPRRGGGSYDEETRPNRRDQRDLEIAAQGRRIRELERQLAVVRLGAFRDVNHENDEKSEGSETNSTESGMEEEEEEENPWGVNRPLGFRQGRYFPSRDLGVKVEIPIFEGKAQPDEFIDWLHTVERVFDYKCMDEVQKVKWVAIKLTKNASVWREHIKKQRVKEGKSKIVTWAKMKKKLIAKFLPEHYRQEAFIDYQNLKQGSMSVEDFTSEFDRLWMQCDVVEEEEQIIARYLAVLKPEISDVVHLQQYWSYNDVCRLSLKVESQLKNKGSSSWYVSHFNKPDASKQINQNTSKDSNMGQTHNPALNKNPNTNSSKVGATTNKRCYKCQSLGHIATDFPNRQIITFVEEDHGPVFDEYGDENEGHIFDEEVTYGDSGEALVVRRTLSVVTEVELWLRHNIFHTKCTCEGKVCNVIIDGGSCENVVSTTMVDKLNLKIEDHPNPYKLSWFKKGNEVKVAKRCLVKFSIGKKYADEILCDVVPMDACHLLLGRP; encoded by the coding sequence ATGGCAGACGAACAACCTCGTCGTGGTGGACGTAATGCTACACGTGGGCGCAGACAACCTCGTCGTGGCGGGGGTTCCTATGATGAGGAAACACGACCAAATCGCCGGGACCAGCGGGATCTCGAGATCGCAGCTCAGGGAAGAAGAATCCGAGAGTTAGAGCGCCAACTTGCGGTGGTCAGATTGGGCGCATTCCGTGATGTCAATCACGAAAATGATGAAAAAAGTGAGGGATCTGAAACAAATTCGACTGAGAGTGgcatggaagaagaagaagaagaagaaaatccATGGGGGGTTAATCGACCTCTTGGTTTCAGGCAGGGTCGTTATTTTCCTTCACGAGACCTCGGAGTaaaagttgagatcccaatctTTGAGGGCAAAGCTCAACCTGATGAGTTTATCGACTGGTTACATACAGTGGAACGGGTTTTTGATTATAAATGTATGGATGAAGTGCAAAAGGTCAAATGGGTAGCCATAAAGTTAACAAAAAATGCTTCTGTATGGCGGGAACATATTAAGAAACAACGTGTTAAAGAAGGAAAATCAAAGATTGTGACGTGGGCCAAGATGAAAAAGAAACTAATTGCAAAGTTTCTACCAGAGCACTATCGACAAGAAGCATTCATTGACTACCAAAATCTGAAACAAGGTAGTATGTCTGTTGAGGATTTTACAAGTGAATTTGATCGTTTGTGGATGCAGTGTGATGTTGTTGAGGAAGAGGAGCAGATAATTGCTCGATATTTAGCAGTGTTAAAACCAGAGATCTCTGATGTGGTCCATCTTCAACAATATTGGTCATACAATGATGTTTGTCGGTTGTCCCTAAAAGTAGAATCACAACTGAAGAATAAAGGCAGTAGCTCATGGTATGTGAGCCACTTTAATAAACCTGATGCAAGTAAACAAATAAACCAAAATACTTCTAAAGACTCTAATATGGGTCAAACTCATAACCCGGCTCTAAACAAAAACCCAAACACAAATTCCAGCAAGGTAGGGGCGACAACAAATAAGAGGTGTTATAAGTGCCAGAGTCTTGGGCATATTGCTACAGATTTCCCAAACCGCCAGATTATTACATTTGTAGAAGAAGACCATGGGcccgtatttgatgaatatGGGGATGAGAATGAGGGACATATTTTTGATGAAGAGGTTACTTATGGTGATTCTGGCGAGGCGTTAGTGGTCAGGAGAACGTTAAGCGTAGTAACAGAAGTTGAATTATGGttaaggcacaacattttccaTACTAAATGTACCTGTGAAGGTAAAGTTTGCAATGTCATTATAGATGGAGGTAGCTGTGAAAATGTAGTTTCCACGACGATGGTTGATAAGTTGAACTTGAAAATCGAAGATCATCCTAATCCCTATAAATTGTCATGGTTCAAGAAGGGTAATGAAGTAAAGGTAGCTAAACGTTGTTTGGTGAAGTTCTCCATTGGGAAGAAGTATGCAGATGAAATATTATGTGATGTGGTTCCAATGGATGCTTGTCATCTGTTACTTGGGAGGCCGTGA